A genomic region of Catalinimonas niigatensis contains the following coding sequences:
- a CDS encoding ABC transporter permease gives MLKNYIIVALRNLKRNRVYAAVNILGLALGLTTALIIFLLIRYELSFEQMHTNGERIYRLVQTRGERKSAPTPYPAPVAVRMDYGSQLEKVTGIYFDQEVLVRIDENKFIEDVALFADSSFLEVFDYGYGDDFVIEGDLERSMREPGFAVLTKSLADKYFGNENPLGKRLSLRNRLDVEVGAVVKDPPVNTHVRFDLLVSLESLTPGYIDSPLDSWGFVAAGYTYMLLPEGASPESMDFTELVKKYYNEESWSQTSFQLQALKDIHFDETYGRGGLASSPVSQTYLWVVALVGIFIMIIACINFINLSTAISLRKSKEVGVRKALGALRANLIGQFSGEALLVTLISFAIAFVAMMQILPSLNNYLQKGIHLDITSDFFFWLYALGLICIVALLSGLYPAFVVSGFQPVKALRNTVNSHHQSSIWMRRGLVVFQFLIAQVLIIATLIVANQMDFIRSKSLGFDQEAIINVGLPDTDSVKLDAIRTRLHNQAGIETFSLCIGAPNAESVILTPYDLAEKGIGNESAITNVKPTDHHYLDVYGVQLLAGRWFEEYDLGSPDTRFVVNERFVSELGYASVEEALGASVITGFGNSQGEIIGVVANFHESSLHNEMMPVCFTTFSPLFYSIGIKLSAGNYTAGIEKAEEVWTSLYPDGLFQYDFMDAQLASLYEEDMRTYTLFRIFSAVAIFIGCLGLFGLISFLVEQKRKEVSVRKVLGASVAQIVFLFSKEFTQLVLLAFVFAVPLAWYLSENWLENFAYQTEIGIDVFIIGGLAALLIAFLSVAWQSVKAARENPAKSLRND, from the coding sequence ATGCTAAAAAACTATATCATTGTGGCACTACGCAACCTAAAGCGTAATAGAGTGTATGCAGCCGTCAACATTCTGGGCCTGGCGCTAGGTCTTACCACTGCGCTGATTATCTTTCTACTCATTCGTTACGAACTGAGCTTTGAACAAATGCATACGAATGGCGAGCGAATTTACCGGCTGGTACAGACAAGGGGAGAAAGGAAAAGCGCTCCCACACCTTATCCTGCGCCTGTAGCCGTACGCATGGATTATGGCTCTCAGCTGGAAAAAGTGACCGGAATTTATTTTGATCAGGAGGTACTGGTCAGGATTGATGAAAATAAATTTATAGAAGATGTGGCGCTGTTTGCTGACAGTAGCTTTCTGGAGGTCTTTGATTATGGTTATGGAGATGATTTTGTCATTGAAGGTGACCTGGAGCGCAGCATGCGTGAGCCTGGATTTGCCGTACTTACCAAAAGTCTTGCGGACAAATATTTTGGTAATGAAAATCCTTTAGGAAAGCGTCTGAGTCTGCGCAACAGATTGGATGTAGAAGTAGGTGCCGTGGTAAAAGACCCACCCGTAAATACGCATGTTCGCTTTGATTTGCTGGTATCTTTAGAGTCGCTGACCCCGGGATACATAGATTCTCCCTTAGATAGCTGGGGATTTGTTGCGGCCGGGTATACTTATATGCTACTTCCGGAAGGGGCTTCTCCTGAGTCAATGGATTTTACAGAACTTGTCAAAAAATATTATAATGAAGAAAGCTGGAGCCAAACCAGCTTTCAGTTGCAGGCATTAAAGGATATTCACTTTGATGAGACCTATGGAAGAGGTGGCTTGGCTTCTAGTCCGGTGAGTCAAACCTACCTTTGGGTGGTAGCTTTAGTAGGCATTTTTATCATGATCATTGCCTGTATCAATTTTATCAACTTGTCTACCGCCATCAGCCTGCGCAAAAGCAAGGAAGTGGGCGTGCGCAAAGCATTGGGTGCTTTACGTGCTAACCTGATCGGGCAGTTTTCCGGTGAAGCCTTGCTGGTGACGCTGATCTCCTTTGCCATCGCTTTTGTTGCGATGATGCAAATACTACCGTCGCTGAACAATTATTTGCAAAAGGGAATCCATCTGGATATCACCAGTGATTTCTTTTTCTGGTTGTATGCACTGGGGCTGATTTGTATAGTGGCTTTGCTGAGTGGTTTGTATCCTGCTTTTGTGGTGTCAGGTTTTCAACCGGTTAAAGCCCTCAGAAACACAGTCAACTCCCATCATCAATCATCTATCTGGATGCGCAGAGGTCTGGTAGTATTCCAGTTTCTGATTGCCCAGGTACTGATTATCGCTACTTTGATTGTAGCTAACCAGATGGATTTTATCCGTTCCAAATCCTTGGGTTTTGACCAGGAGGCAATCATCAATGTAGGGTTGCCTGATACAGATTCAGTGAAACTTGATGCTATTCGTACGCGCCTGCACAATCAGGCTGGTATAGAGACATTTAGTTTATGCATAGGCGCTCCCAATGCTGAGAGTGTTATCTTAACCCCTTACGATCTCGCTGAAAAAGGGATAGGAAATGAATCTGCCATTACCAATGTCAAACCGACAGATCATCATTATCTGGATGTATATGGCGTTCAGCTTTTGGCTGGTCGCTGGTTTGAAGAATATGATCTGGGCTCACCGGATACACGTTTTGTAGTCAATGAGCGTTTTGTAAGCGAGTTGGGATATGCTTCTGTAGAAGAAGCTTTAGGAGCATCCGTGATTACAGGTTTTGGTAACAGTCAGGGTGAGATTATTGGCGTGGTGGCCAACTTTCACGAGAGCTCTCTCCACAATGAGATGATGCCGGTTTGTTTTACGACCTTCTCTCCACTTTTTTATAGCATAGGGATCAAACTTTCAGCAGGTAACTATACAGCAGGGATAGAAAAGGCAGAAGAGGTGTGGACGAGCCTCTATCCCGATGGATTGTTCCAGTATGATTTTATGGATGCTCAGCTGGCCAGCTTGTACGAGGAAGATATGCGGACCTATACACTTTTCAGAATTTTTTCCGCAGTGGCTATTTTCATTGGCTGCCTTGGACTTTTCGGACTAATTTCTTTCCTGGTGGAGCAGAAGCGCAAAGAGGTGAGCGTACGCAAAGTTTTGGGAGCTTCTGTTGCTCAAATTGTATTTCTCTTCTCCAAAGAATTTACCCAATTGGTACTCCTTGCTTTTGTATTTGCAGTACCACTGGCCTGGTACCTGTCAGAAAACTGGCTGGAAAATTTTGCCTATCAGACTGAGATTGGTATAGACGTATTTATCATTGGAGGCTTGGCAGCACTGCTGATTGCCTTTTTATCAGTAGCCTGGCAGTCAGTAAAAGCTGCCCGTGAGAATCCTGCTAAGAGTTTGAGAAATGATTGA
- a CDS encoding helix-turn-helix domain-containing protein — translation MEKIYVKNMVCDRCIQLVKEIFERHHYVVQKIQLGEVSLEKAVSGKDQILIAQALEEEGFQWLDEHKAQIIEQVKTTIIELIHRQENVQLSIKLSALLEHKLHIDYAYISSLFSETESVTIEKYLIAQRIERAKELLAYNELNLNQIAGKLGYSSTSHLSAQFKKVTGMTPSRFKNLSANLRNPLDKI, via the coding sequence ATGGAAAAAATCTACGTCAAAAACATGGTATGCGATCGTTGCATACAACTGGTAAAGGAAATTTTTGAACGACATCATTATGTGGTGCAGAAAATCCAACTGGGAGAAGTAAGCTTGGAAAAAGCTGTATCAGGAAAAGATCAAATTTTGATAGCACAGGCATTGGAAGAAGAGGGCTTTCAATGGCTGGATGAGCATAAAGCGCAAATCATAGAACAGGTAAAAACTACCATCATTGAGCTTATTCATAGACAGGAGAATGTGCAACTGTCTATAAAATTGTCGGCACTGCTGGAGCATAAGCTGCATATTGATTATGCTTATATCAGCAGTCTTTTTTCTGAAACTGAAAGCGTAACCATAGAAAAGTATCTCATTGCGCAACGTATTGAAAGAGCCAAAGAATTGCTTGCTTATAATGAGTTGAACCTGAATCAGATCGCTGGTAAACTAGGCTACAGCAGCACGTCTCATCTTTCAGCACAATTTAAAAAAGTAACCGGCATGACGCCCTCACGCTTTAAAAATTTGTCAGCCAATTTGCGAAACCCTTTAGATAAAATTTAA
- a CDS encoding AraC family transcriptional regulator has translation MSLQDPLTLSIKGMVCNRCINVLRKEFQALGLNIEEINLGSVKLSGTSALKSLTPLQQVIEKNGFALLSDKKQETLEQTKATVAEYFQKEIAFCEDIKLPVYLSKHLDMHYESLSTLFSSLTGSTLEHYAMEKRLEKVKELLVYTQIPLMEIAARTGFSSVHHLSNHFKAQTGLPPSHFRKIGVHKKKMTDE, from the coding sequence ATGTCGCTGCAAGATCCCCTGACCCTCAGTATCAAAGGCATGGTTTGTAACCGCTGCATCAATGTACTCAGAAAGGAGTTTCAAGCCCTGGGATTGAATATAGAAGAGATAAACTTGGGGTCAGTGAAACTCTCCGGAACCTCAGCCCTGAAGTCACTCACGCCTTTACAGCAGGTAATTGAGAAGAATGGCTTTGCTCTGTTGAGTGACAAAAAGCAGGAGACTTTGGAGCAAACCAAAGCAACTGTTGCTGAATACTTTCAGAAAGAAATAGCTTTTTGCGAAGACATAAAACTTCCGGTCTACCTCAGCAAGCATTTGGACATGCATTATGAAAGCCTAAGTACACTTTTTTCTTCTCTTACAGGAAGTACATTGGAACATTATGCTATGGAAAAAAGGCTGGAGAAGGTAAAAGAGTTGCTGGTATACACCCAAATACCGCTGATGGAGATTGCTGCCCGCACAGGATTTAGCAGTGTGCATCATTTATCCAATCATTTCAAGGCCCAGACAGGTCTTCCTCCTTCACATTTTCGAAAAATAGGTGTGCATAAGAAGAAAATG